ATCGTGCCGAATTCTTTGAAAGGGACGGATAAATTTTGGTATAAGTACGAGACCGGGGAGGGAGTTCGCTATTATTTCGTGGACCCTGGGGCTAGGATACATCGAGAGTGGTTTGATCGGAAATACGTGGCAGGAGAGATTAGCCGGGTAACGCATAAGCCAATAAATTATAAGAATCTGAAAATATCGGGATTTCGTCTAGATGAGGATGGCAAGACGATGCGATTCACGTCTGAAAAAGTAGATTTTTTTTATGATTTATGCTCTAACCAGATGATGCCGGTTGATTCTATCAAGGGAAAGAAGAAAAAACAAGAGCAAGTTAAAAAAAATTCGGTCAAGTCTACCAAGTGGATCGGGACGTATTCTCCAGATAGCTGTTGCACGGTTTACGCCAAGAATCATAATTTGTATTTGTTTTTCATCGAGGATTCCGTGGAAATTCAATTAACAACAGACGGGGTTCCCAATTATTCTTATGCTGGGAAGAATCGGGATACAACCGGTAAGATGGTAACTGCCAATGTCGAGTGGATGGCTGATTCCAAGCATTTTTATGTGGAACGGGAGGATAAACGTGGAATGGCGTCTTTATATCTGGTTAACACATTGGGCAAAGGGCGCCCAACTTTGAACGAGTACAAGTTTGCCATGCCGGGAGATGAACACGTGCAAAGAAATGAATTGCATCTTTTTAGCGTGGAGCAAAAAAAAGAAGTGGAGTTACCTGTTGAAAAATGGAAAGACCAGACCTTGACTGTTTATAAAGCTGGGAGACCGACGAAAAATCTTTATTTCTTACGTAAAAAACGTACGTGTGACGAGATGGAGTTTTGTCGGGTTATCCCAGAGACCGGAGAGGTAAAAGTGGTCATTCATGAAAAATGTGAGCCATATTTTAATGATCAATTGTTTAAATTACATTTGTTGTACGAAGGAGAAGAGATTGTTTGGTGGTCGGAACGTACGGGGCACGGGCATTATTACCGTTACGATAAAAATGGCAATTTGAAGAATGCGATAACTTCAGGGGGATGGACTGCCGGAAAGGTCGTAAAAATAGATACTGCAAGACAGACTCTCTATTTTGAGGCATATGGCCAGGAGAAAGAAGGATTCCCTTATTTTGCCCGTCTGCATAAAGTGCGTCTGGATGGAAAGGGTGGGGTGAAGTTGTTAACTCCGGAGCAAGCAACGCATAAGGTGCATTTTTTGACCGGAGGACGTTATTTCGTGGATAATTATTCTCGGGCTGACATGGCACCCCGCAGCGTGTTGAGAAATACGGACGGGAAGGTCGTGCTGGAATTGGCGTCGCCTGATTTGAGCCGTCTTTATGAAACGGGATGGAAGATGCCGGAGATGTTCACGGTGAAAGCGGCTGATAACGTGACGGATTTGTATGGGTATATGTGGAAACCCGCGGATTTTGATTCCACGAGGCAGTACCCTATTATCTCCTATGTTTACCCGGGGCCCCAGACCGAGGCGATTCCCTTGGAGTTTAGTGTTGTAACGGGCTTTAATAATGCGGCGTTGGCGCAGGTGGGTTTTATCGTGGTGACTTTCGGGCATAGGGGAGGAAGCCCTTTGCGGGATCGTTGGTATCACACGTATGGTTATGGCAATTTGCGTGATTATCCTTTGGAGGATGATAAGTACGGGATTGAACAGTTAGCCGATCGTTATTCTTTTATCGATGGTTCCCGGGTGGGTATTTTCGGACATTCCGGGGGTGGTTTTATGTCCACCGCGGCAATTTGTACTTACCCGGATTTTTACCGGGCGGCTGTTTCTTCTGCCGGGAATCACGATAATAATATTTATAATATCTGGTGGGGTGAAACTCATCACGGGATAAAGGAAAAGGTGGTTGCCGAGAAGAGAAAGGTGAAAAATCCGGTAACGGGTAAGGATTCCACGGTGACGATAGAGAAGGTGGAATTTGAGAAACCGAACATCCCGACGAATATTGAATTGGCGGAGCGTCTGAAAGGACATTTGCTGTTGGTAGCTGGGGATGCTGATGATAACGTGCATCCGGCAAACACGTTCCGGATGGTGGATGCCTTGATTAAAGCCGGGAAAGATTTTGATTTGGTTATTCTGCCGGGACAGGGACATAAATATCATGGTAAGGCTCTGGATTTTTTTAGACGAAAAATGTGGTTTCATTTCGGGAAATATCTTTTAGATGATTATTCGTCGGAGAGGTTTAAGGAGATTGATGCTTATATGCGGTTGGAATAGGTCATAATAGTTGTTTCTTTTGTGTTTTTTAAAAGGGGCTGTTCCCAAAGTCATTTTTTTAACTCCCTCCCCCTTCGGGGTACTCCCTCTATAAACAGAAGGAGAGCTGAAAATACTCCCTGTCTTCGGAACTAGTGACGGAGGAGTTTTTTGAAATAAAATGACTTTTGGGGACAGCCCACTTTTTAAAAAATCGAATAAAAATTACAATCGTTGTACCCTGTTTTTTTATTTTGTTCGTTTTAGAGGAAGATTGTAACTTTATCGTAATAATATAAACCAATGAATTATGAAAAAAAATGTGGGATATTTGTTAGGGGTTTTATTATCCGTTTTCGTGATTTCTTCTTGCACGGATGTATACAAAGAGGCAGATGCAGAAAGTGAAGAGGTCGTTGTACCCCCAGGGGAGACGTATACTGCACAGAGAAAATATACCTTGAACGTGGTGTATTATGTACCGGCAGATATGATGGAATTTGATGATTGGCATTATCGTCTATCGGGAATAACTCTGCATATGCAGAATTATTTTTATGAGAATATTAACCGCTATATGCATCTTTCGGGAGAGGCTGCCGATAAGTTTAAATTTGGGTTGGAGGTGAACGATGTAAATCCGGATTTCGTGAAGATTCATTTTATCAAAAGTACTCGGAATTGTATTGATATGCAGGAGAAGAATCTTCCGGAGATGGCACAAGAGGTGTTGGATTATTTTAATCAACGTCCGGAGTTGAAGAAGAGTAATCACTATTTGGTGTATATGCCAGCGTACGAGGGAAGTTTTGTGAAACATTACTACCCGAGTGCGGATCAAGGAATGGTATTTGCTGGGAGTGACACGGATCGGTTTAAGATTAAGTATTTTGATTCACCGCGGGCTAGGGCTAGTTTTTTGTATGATTTGGGATATATATTAAAAGCGTTTTGTCAAGCGTGTTTTGTGCCGGAGAGTAATTCCGGGTTGGACTCCCCGTTTTTGTCGTTGATGGGATCGACTGAAGTACAAGGAGCTGGATCGAATACTGCAGCATCCGGACCTACTTTTATGTTGCCGTCTTATAATTGTTTAAAATATACCAGTAGAATTACTTCCGGTAGTTCTTTTGTTGCGGGTACACCGGATAAAATACGATTGATGGTGTGGGATGCCATGTATTTGAAAGGGACGCAGTTGTTTAATGATGATTATTCTTACGATCCGTTTGATGTGACGATAGACGAGGTACAAATTCTTTCGAAGGCCGGAATTGATACGGCTATCGTGACATCCACATCCACGCTGCTTTCAGTGATGGAGGCCGATACTTTACATGTAAGGTGCTCTTTTTCGACAATGGCAGAGTTAAGTGGAGTCGTTTTGTTTGATGATCCGTGGCGAACTTACGAATATCCTCAAAAGTGGCGGGTTGATTTGGATGAGGACGAGAATTACGAGTCTGGTTGGGATGCTTATGGCATATATGTCAGTTCAACCATGTTTACGAATACAGGAGGGAATAGTTACGTGGTTGACTTCACGATCCCTATGGCTAATTTTTCTGCATGTTTAGGTCGGAATCCTAGAGGTGCGACGGAAGTTTTTAATCGAGAGTTGCGTTTCCGTTTTATTGGGAAGAATGGCATGGCTTATCCACACGTGGCTACTTCGTTGAAAGGAGCATTTGAACCGCCACTTCGAAATGTATATGAGGTGACATCAAAGAAATTTTCTGTTGGGGTTACAAATGAATTTGTTTATTTACATGATATAGCGACTCGATACGGCACGTGGGAAGAGAAGTAGCAATGATAAGTGATACAAAGTGGAGAATTATCGTAAAGGGAATTCTGAAATCCCACGAGTATATTTGTGAAAGTAATATGATGTTACTATAAGTAATTAATTTTATAGAGGAGCCGGAATGTCACTATTCCGGCTTTTTCGTTGTAGTTTCTGTTTGTGAAAATTTGTTTTTCGAAATAAAAAAGCTAGTTTTATGTACCCATAAAATCGAAGGTGTTCGTTTTGATAACAGTAAACAGAGTTCCTTGAGGGAAAGTGTTAGTGTTTTATGAACCAAATATAAATTTATGGGAAAAAAGAATGTGTTTTCTTCGTTCCGGGGCGATCCGGAACTGATCAAATTGGTGAGGACAATGAAGCTAATTATTGTTTTTTTGATGGTGTCAGTGAGCGCGCTTTTCGCAAACGTTGCAGCACAAGACATGAAATTGGACTTACGGGTAGAGCATAAATCCTTAATCGAAGTGATGGATTTACTAAAACAAAAGTCGGGTTTTTCGTTTATTTACTCTGCCGCGGAGGTGGAATCCGTCACGGGGATCACGATGGATGTCCGGGATAAGACCATTCGTGAAGTTCTTGATATTGCATTAAGTGGGACAGAATTGACTTACACGATCGAAAGTAATCTGATTATTTTAAGGAAGGTTGTTGCCCAACAACAGCAACAACAAAAAAGAGTAGTTACGGGGTATGTGACCGGGCAGAATGTAAAAGATACGTTACCGGGAGTGACGGTAATTGTAAAGGGAACGTCGAAAGGGGTGACGACAGATATTCACGGTAAATATACGATTATACTACCGGATGGGGATGATGTTGTGTTGTGTTTCTCGTTTATAGGTAAAGAGACAAAAGAGGTGAAGTACACGGGACAAAAAACGTTGAATGTTAAATTGTCAGATAGTACAGAAGAATTGGAAGAAGTGGTTGTGAATGCCGGTTATCTGAAGATTGACAAGCGGCAGTTAACCAGTTCCGTGACCACGATTAAGATGGATGATATTATGGCTCCAGGTATGCGGACGTTGGACCAGATGTTGGAAGGGCATGTGCCGGGAATGATCTTTATGCAGAATTCAGGACAAGTGGGGGCAACTCCGCGTTTACGGATCCGGGGAACTTCCACGGTGATGGGATCACAGGAGCCTTTGTGGGTGATTGACGGGATTATTCAAGAGGAACCGGTGAACGTGGATCCTAGTCAGTTGAATGATTTGGACTTCGTGAATTTGTTGGGTAATGCCATATCTGGATTGAATCCGGAGGATATAGAGCAAATCGACGTGTTAAAGGATGCTTCTGCGACGGCTTTGTACGGAACGAGGGCAGCTAATGGTGTGATCGTGATTACTACGAAACAAGGTAAAGTGGGTCCCCCGATGGTGAGATATAGTTTCGGTGGAACTTATTCTCGCCGGCCTCGTTATTCGGACCGGACAATGAACGTGATGAATTCAGCGGAACGAGTGGCGTTTTCGAGAGAATTGTTGGAAAAACAGATGGCTTATCCGAATAAAAATACGTGGATCGGTTATGAAAAAGCTTACGAGGATTATCGTAACGGATTGTTAAGTCCCGAGGAATTCCAAGATGCCACGGAGTATTATGAAACGTTAAATATGGACTGGTTGGATGCCATTTACCGGGATGCTTTTTCACATAATCACACGCTATCGTTTTCGGGTGGTTCCTCTAATGCAAAGTATTATGCATCCGTGGGGTATAATCGTTCGAATGGTGTGTTACGAAAAGAGAATGGGGATCGTTACACGGCTAATATGAATGTATCTTTAAATTTTAATCGTTTTAAAGCCCAATTCAAATTGGGGGGGAACGTTCAGGAGCAAGAACACACCCCTTCGGACGTGGGGTTGGCAGATTATGCCCACAATGCCAGCCGTGCCGTGCCATTGTATAACGAGGACGGGTCATTGTATTTCTATCCCAAACAAGGTGGATATGGGAAACCTTGGTTTAATATTTTAAATGAGCGTGATAATTCTTACCAGAATATTGATAAGAATTCACTTAATTTTTCTGCTCAATTGGATTATAATATTTTGGATGATTTAAAGTTGAGTACGACATTTTCTTATGCCATTTCAAATACAAATGAGGATGTTTATCATGGAGAGGATACATTTTATTGTTTGAATTTGGCTAAAAAGGATTTTAAGGATCCCGCAGGGCATTATGAATCTTCTTCATGGATGACGGCAACACTCTTGCCTTACGGTGGGGAGTTGAAACGGAACGAGACACGGAACAAAAATTATATGGCACGTGTACAGGTGAATTATAATTTGTTTTTGGATGAGAATCATGATCATCTGGTACAAATTATGGCAGGGGGGGAGTTGTCATCATCAAATTACACGGGGTTGAACAAAACTTTTCGCTGTTATCAGCCGGAACGGGGATTACTCGTCGGGAATGTAGATACGGAGAAGTATAAAACTTATATAAATTGGCTTGCAACAGATCAAAATGCCCGGGGAGTGTTGAAGGATAATTTGAATAATCAGGTTTCTGCTTATGGTGCAATAAATTATAGTTATAAAAATCTGTATATTTTGAATGCCAATATGCGTGTGGATTATAGCAATAAGTTTGGAGATCGGTCCCGGGAGAAGTTTTTGCCGATCTGGTCTGTATCCGGCCGTTGGAATGTGAAACAGGATATAATGGAAGATGTGTACTGGGTGAATGATCTTGCGTTGAAAGCTTCTTTTGGGTATCAAGGTACGGCACATTCCACTCAAAGTCCGAAGTTACAGTTGACGAAAGGAGAGTTGAATGGGGCTTTCGGGGAGTTTTCATCGACAATTAAATCATTCCCAAATCCGGATTTGGCTTGGGAGAAAACGATGAATTTAAATGCAAGTATTGATTTTTCTTTGTTTAATAACAAGGTGAATGGCTCGTTTTCCTATTATTACAAAAAAACGACAGATGCTTTTTTAAATAAGAAGGTTGCACAGGTGAATGGGGTTTCTTCTTATGCGGTAAACGAGGGTACGGTAGAAAATCAGGGGCTAGAAGTGGCGTTAAATATTAACCCGATTAATACTGCCGTTGGTGGCAATCGTAAAGGATTTTCGTGGCGGATTGACCCGCAATTAGGGCAAGTTGTAAATAAGTTAATTAACAAAGTGCTTGAGACGGATAAATATGACCCGTTACACGATGATTACACGTATATGGATTTTTTAAATGGTTCTGCTCACGTGTCGGGTAAGCCGCTTAATTCGTTCTATTCTTATGAGTTTACGGGGTTGAGTCAGAAGGATGGCCGTCCTACTTTTGCTCGTGTGGGAGAGGAGTATTTTGCAGATTACGTGGATATGCCAAAATCAAAGGTATTTACGAAGGTGATGAGATATTCCGGGTGCCGAGTACCTTATTTACAAGGAGGTATTAACAATACAATCCAATGGAACGGTTTCGTGTTGAATTTTAATCTAGCATATAGTATCGGTTCCAAAATTCGTTTGCTAAAATTGTATG
The window above is part of the Butyricimonas paravirosa genome. Proteins encoded here:
- a CDS encoding SusC/RagA family TonB-linked outer membrane protein — protein: MGKKNVFSSFRGDPELIKLVRTMKLIIVFLMVSVSALFANVAAQDMKLDLRVEHKSLIEVMDLLKQKSGFSFIYSAAEVESVTGITMDVRDKTIREVLDIALSGTELTYTIESNLIILRKVVAQQQQQQKRVVTGYVTGQNVKDTLPGVTVIVKGTSKGVTTDIHGKYTIILPDGDDVVLCFSFIGKETKEVKYTGQKTLNVKLSDSTEELEEVVVNAGYLKIDKRQLTSSVTTIKMDDIMAPGMRTLDQMLEGHVPGMIFMQNSGQVGATPRLRIRGTSTVMGSQEPLWVIDGIIQEEPVNVDPSQLNDLDFVNLLGNAISGLNPEDIEQIDVLKDASATALYGTRAANGVIVITTKQGKVGPPMVRYSFGGTYSRRPRYSDRTMNVMNSAERVAFSRELLEKQMAYPNKNTWIGYEKAYEDYRNGLLSPEEFQDATEYYETLNMDWLDAIYRDAFSHNHTLSFSGGSSNAKYYASVGYNRSNGVLRKENGDRYTANMNVSLNFNRFKAQFKLGGNVQEQEHTPSDVGLADYAHNASRAVPLYNEDGSLYFYPKQGGYGKPWFNILNERDNSYQNIDKNSLNFSAQLDYNILDDLKLSTTFSYAISNTNEDVYHGEDTFYCLNLAKKDFKDPAGHYESSSWMTATLLPYGGELKRNETRNKNYMARVQVNYNLFLDENHDHLVQIMAGGELSSSNYTGLNKTFRCYQPERGLLVGNVDTEKYKTYINWLATDQNARGVLKDNLNNQVSAYGAINYSYKNLYILNANMRVDYSNKFGDRSREKFLPIWSVSGRWNVKQDIMEDVYWVNDLALKASFGYQGTAHSTQSPKLQLTKGELNGAFGEFSSTIKSFPNPDLAWEKTMNLNASIDFSLFNNKVNGSFSYYYKKTTDAFLNKKVAQVNGVSSYAVNEGTVENQGLEVALNINPINTAVGGNRKGFSWRIDPQLGQVVNKLINKVLETDKYDPLHDDYTYMDFLNGSAHVSGKPLNSFYSYEFTGLSQKDGRPTFARVGEEYFADYVDMPKSKVFTKVMRYSGCRVPYLQGGINNTIQWNGFVLNFNLAYSIGSKIRLLKLYDPQAKSAAVEPIQNLRKEMVKRWQTSGDEKHTNIPGLLSASAYTETLTPWWNGEPYAFAENIWEMYNYSDIRVVSGNYLKLQSLNLRYVFSDQVCKRLNVSSLYVSLSGTNLFTWSAKELRGQDPTSQSGSSSKINVAVPATYTISVNVAF
- a CDS encoding S9 family peptidase; this encodes MIKFFLWFLPCCLVFTATGQKANYRQAERFLNLESLVGTTTIVPNSLKGTDKFWYKYETGEGVRYYFVDPGARIHREWFDRKYVAGEISRVTHKPINYKNLKISGFRLDEDGKTMRFTSEKVDFFYDLCSNQMMPVDSIKGKKKKQEQVKKNSVKSTKWIGTYSPDSCCTVYAKNHNLYLFFIEDSVEIQLTTDGVPNYSYAGKNRDTTGKMVTANVEWMADSKHFYVEREDKRGMASLYLVNTLGKGRPTLNEYKFAMPGDEHVQRNELHLFSVEQKKEVELPVEKWKDQTLTVYKAGRPTKNLYFLRKKRTCDEMEFCRVIPETGEVKVVIHEKCEPYFNDQLFKLHLLYEGEEIVWWSERTGHGHYYRYDKNGNLKNAITSGGWTAGKVVKIDTARQTLYFEAYGQEKEGFPYFARLHKVRLDGKGGVKLLTPEQATHKVHFLTGGRYFVDNYSRADMAPRSVLRNTDGKVVLELASPDLSRLYETGWKMPEMFTVKAADNVTDLYGYMWKPADFDSTRQYPIISYVYPGPQTEAIPLEFSVVTGFNNAALAQVGFIVVTFGHRGGSPLRDRWYHTYGYGNLRDYPLEDDKYGIEQLADRYSFIDGSRVGIFGHSGGGFMSTAAICTYPDFYRAAVSSAGNHDNNIYNIWWGETHHGIKEKVVAEKRKVKNPVTGKDSTVTIEKVEFEKPNIPTNIELAERLKGHLLLVAGDADDNVHPANTFRMVDALIKAGKDFDLVILPGQGHKYHGKALDFFRRKMWFHFGKYLLDDYSSERFKEIDAYMRLE